Proteins from one Lycium ferocissimum isolate CSIRO_LF1 unplaced genomic scaffold, AGI_CSIRO_Lferr_CH_V1 ctg11824, whole genome shotgun sequence genomic window:
- the LOC132041830 gene encoding LOW QUALITY PROTEIN: vetispiradiene synthase 2-like (The sequence of the model RefSeq protein was modified relative to this genomic sequence to represent the inferred CDS: deleted 1 base in 1 codon) — protein YLFCRWWKDLDFVTTLPYARDRVVECYFWTLGVYDEPQYSQARVMLAKTIALTSIVDDTYDSYGIVKELEVYTDAIQKWDISQIDRLPEYMKISYKALLDLYDDYAKELSKDGRSYVVHYAKERMKENVRNYFVEAKWFIEGYMPSVSEYLSNALGTSTSYLLTTTSYLGMKSATKEDFEWLATNPKILVANATLCRVVDDIATYEVEKGRGQIATGIECYMRDYDVSTEVAMDKFQEMAEIAWKDVNEEILRPTPVSTELLTRILNLARIVDVTYKHNQDGYTHPEKVLKPHIVAFLVDSIEI, from the exons TACTTATTTTGTAGGTGGTGGAAAGATTTGGATTTTGTGACAACACTTCCATATGCTAGGGATAGAGTAGTGGAATGCTACTTTTGGACGCTAGGGGTGTATGATGAACCTCAATATTCTCAAGCCCGTGTCATGCTTGCTAAGACTATAGCACTCACTTCGATAGTAGATGACACATACGATTCTTATGGAATCGTAAAAGAACTCGAGGTCTACACCGATGCCATACAAAAGTGGGATATTAGTCAAATTGACCGACTCCCAGAATACATGAAAATCAGTTATAAGGCTCTTTTGGATCTCTATGACGATTATGCAAAGGAGTTGTCAAAGGATGGTAGATCTTATGTTGTCCACTACGCAAAAGAAAGA ATGAAGGAGAACGTgagaaattattttgttgaagCAAAATGGTTTATTGAGGGATATATGCCATCTGTTTCCGAGTACCTTAGCAATGCACTAGGTACCAGCACATCTTACTTGCTAACTACGACATCCTACCTGGGAATGAAGTCAGCTACCAAGGAAGATTTCGAGTGGTTGGCTACAAACCCTAAAATTCTTGTAGCTAATGCTACATTATGCCGAGTTGTTGATGACATAGCCACGTATGAG GTTGAGAAGGGTAGGGGCCAAATTGCAACAGGAATTGAGTGCTATATGAGGGATTATGACGTATCGACAGAAGTAGCAATGGACAAATTCCAAGAAATGGCTGAGATAGCATGGAAGGATGTAAATGAAGAAATTCTTCGTCCAACACCAGTCTCTACAGAACTTCTTACTCGTATCCTCAATCTCGCTCGTATTGTAGATGTCACTTACAAGCACAATCAAGATGGATACACTCATCCAGAAAAAGTTCTAAAACCTCACATCGTCGCTTTC TTGGTGGACTCCATTGAGATCTAA